One Peromyscus leucopus breed LL Stock chromosome 6, UCI_PerLeu_2.1, whole genome shotgun sequence genomic region harbors:
- the Loricrin gene encoding LOW QUALITY PROTEIN: loricrin (The sequence of the model RefSeq protein was modified relative to this genomic sequence to represent the inferred CDS: deleted 2 bases in 1 codon) produces MSQTEQAKSIKPQEPQCSSHHHHLLPSLTSPGASGFSFSLNKMSHQKKQPTPCPPVGCGKTSGGGGGGGGGGGGGGGCGYYSGGSGGGSSCGGGSSGGGSSCGGGGGGSYGGGSSCGGGGGSGGGVKYSGGGGSSCGGGGYSGGGGGSSCGGGGYSGGGGGSSCGGGGYSGGGSSCGGGGGSGGGVKYSGGGGGGGSSCGGGYSGGGGSSCGGGYSGGGGGSSCGGGSGGGGGSYCGGSSGGGGSGGCGGGSGGSKYSGGGGGGGSSCGGGYSGGGGGSSCGGGYSGGGGSSCGGGGYSGGGGGSSCGGGSSGGGGGGSAQQYQCQSYGGGSSGGSSCGGGSSSGGSSCGGGYSGGGGGGSCGGGSSGGGSSCGGGGGYSGGGGGSCGGGSSGGSGGYYSSQQATQSSCAPQQSYGGGSSGGGSSCGGGSSGGGGGGCGGGYSGGGGCGGGYSGGGGGGCGGGSSGGGSGGCGGGHSGGGGGGSSCGGGSSGGGSGGGKGVPVCHQTQQKQAPSWPCK; encoded by the exons ATGAGTCAGACAGAGCAGGCTAAGAGTATAAAACCTCAGGAGCCCCAGTGTTCCTCACATCACCATCATCTCCTTCCCTCACTCACCTCCCCTGGTGCTTCGG GGTTCTCCTTCTCCTTAAACAAGATGTCTCACCAGAAAAAGCAGCCCACTCCCTGTCCTCCCGTGGGTTGTGGAAAGACCTCCGGTGGAggaggcggtggcggcggcggtggtggcggcggcggaggcTGTGGCTACTATAGCGGTGGCAGCGGTGGCGGCTCCAGCTGTGGAGGTGGCTCATCTGGAGGAGGCTCCAGCTGCGGAGGCGGAGGCGGTGGCTCCTACGGAGGCGGTTCCAGCTGTGGCGGAGGAGGCGGCTCCGGTGGGGGCGTCAAGTACTCCGGAGGCGGTGGCTCCAGCTGCGGCGGGGGCGGCTACTCCGGGGGCGGCGGTGGCTCcagctgcggcggcggcggctacTCCGGGGGCGGCGGTGGCTCCAGCTGTGGCGGCGGCGGCTACTCCGGAGGCGGCTCCAGCTGCGGAGGCGGTGGCGGCTCCGGTGGGGGAGTTAAGTACTCCGgtggcggaggcggcggcggctccAGCTGCGGCGGCGGCTActccggcggcggcggctccaGCTGCGGCGGCGGCTactccggcggcggcggcggctccagCTGCGGCGGCGGATCaggaggcggcggcggctcctACTGCGGAGGCTCCTCCGGAGGCGGCGGCTCTGGTGGCTGCGGCGGCGGTTCCGGAGGGAGCAAGTActctggcggcggcggcggcggtggctcCAGCTGCGGCGGCGGCTACTCCGGAGGCGGCGGTGGCTCCAGCTGCGGCGGCGGCTACTCCGGAGGCGGCGGCTCcagctgcggcggcggcggctactctggcggcggcggcggctccagCTGCGGAGGTGGTTCCtccggtggcggcggcggtgggtcGGCGCAACAGTATCAGTGCCAGAGCTACGGAGGCGGCTCTAGCGGGGGCTCCAGCTGCGGAGGCGGCTCCTCCAGTGGCGGCTCCAGCTGCGGTGGAGGCTACtccggtggcggcggcggcggcagctgcgGTGGTGGCTCCTCCGGGGGCGGCTCCAGCTGCGGAGGAGGCGGCGGCTACtccggtggtggcggcggcagctgcGGCGGCGGCTCCTCCGGGGGCAGCGGCGGCTACTACTCGTCGCAGCAGGCCACCCAGAGCTCCTGCGCTCCCCAGCAGAGCTACGGAGGGGGCTCTTCAGGCGGAGGTAGTAGCTGCGGAGGTGGCTCCtctggtggcggcggcggcggctgcggcggagGCTACTCCggtggcggcggctgcggcggagGCTATtccggtggcggcggcggcggctgtggCGGCGGCTCCTCCGGGGGTGGCAGCGGTGGTTGCGGAGGCGGCCACtccgggggcggcggcggcggctctaGCTGC GGCGGCGGCTCCTCTGGGGGCGGCTCTGGAGGTGGCAAGGGCGTCCCGGTCTGCCACCAGACCCAGCAAAAGCAGGCGCCTTCCTGGCCCTGCAAGTAA